From Bacteroidota bacterium:
AATATATCAATATTCACAGGCTTATAAAAGCAAGCGATTCAAAGCTACTGAAACGCTTACCTAACTTTATAATTTACCTGATTAAACTAATTATCAGGCAAAATGAGATAAATCGAATTCTATCTGTTTACGCAAATTTCGAAGGAGTTGATTTTTTATCCAAAATAATTAAGGAGCTAAATATAAAAGTTGAAATTGAAGGAATTGAGAATTTGCCCGAAAACGGTAAATGCTTTTTTGTGGCAAATCATCCTTTTGGATTTGTTGATGGCCTAATTCTAACAAGCACAGTTGCTAACAAATACGGTGATTTTAAGGCTATCGGCAACAACGTGTTTATGCTTATACCCCATTTAAAAGGGAATATTGCTGCGGTAAATGTTTTTGGAGCGAATCCAAGGGATTATGTTATAGAGCTGGAGAGAGTATTTAATTCTGATATCCCTATCACTCATTTCCCCGCTGGTCTTGTTTCGAGGATTCAAAAGGGAAAAGTTGAGGATAGTGATTGGCAAAAAGGGTTTATTAAAGCGGTTGCGTATCAGCGTAACGTTGTTCCGTTTTATTTCTACGGGCGAAATTCACTTCTTTTTTATTTTATATATATCGCCCGAAAAACTTTTGGAATAAGTAAAACCTTAGAATTAGTTCTATTGCCTCATGAACTATTTAACAAACGAAATAAAACCATAAGGGTTAAAATAGGCAAGCCCATTTCATACAACACCTTCGATATGTCAAGGTCGCACCACGATTGGGCACAATTTGTAAAAAAACAGGTGTATAACTTAAAAAACGCAATATGAAAAAGGTGTCAGCAATAATATGTGCATATAACGAAGAGAAAACGCTAAAAGATGTCATTCTTTCAGTTTCAGAATCTTTAATTGTTAGTGAGATTATTGTAGTTAACGATGGGTCTTCAGATAGTACTAAGAAAATAATTGAGGAGCTGCAGAAAGAGATTGAGATAACAGCAATCCATTTAGCAGAAAACAAAGGGAAAGGCTACGCTATGGCGGTGGGTGTTG
This genomic window contains:
- a CDS encoding glycerol acyltransferase, producing the protein MDLSKEYINIHRLIKASDSKLLKRLPNFIIYLIKLIIRQNEINRILSVYANFEGVDFLSKIIKELNIKVEIEGIENLPENGKCFFVANHPFGFVDGLILTSTVANKYGDFKAIGNNVFMLIPHLKGNIAAVNVFGANPRDYVIELERVFNSDIPITHFPAGLVSRIQKGKVEDSDWQKGFIKAVAYQRNVVPFYFYGRNSLLFYFIYIARKTFGISKTLELVLLPHELFNKRNKTIRVKIGKPISYNTFDMSRSHHDWAQFVKKQVYNLKNAI